Below is a window of Frigoribacterium sp. SL97 DNA.
TGCCGCTCAGCGGGTTGAACGCCGCCAGCAGGTGGAGGCTCTCGGGGAGGTCCTGGGTGCCGTAGATGATGGGCGAGGCGTAGAAGGCGAACCGGAGGGCGAGCTTCGTGGCGCGCTCCAGGTCGCGGAAGAACACGACGAGCGGCGCGACGATCAGCCCCACCCCGGCGACGAGCACGGTCTGCATGACCATGGCCAAGGGGAAGAACACCACCTGCCACTGCAGGTGCGCGCCGCCTACGACGGCGAACAAGGCCAGGACGGGAAGGCTGAGGGCGAACTCGATGCCCTTCGAGCCGACGAGCCGGAACACCCAGATCGTCCGGGGGATCTTGGTCGACCGGACGAGCTTCGCCTCGCGGATGAACGCCCGGGTGCTGTCGGACACCGCACCGTTGAACCACATCCAGGGCAGGAGGCCCGAGAGCAGGAAGACGATGTACGGCTCGTCGCCGACCGACCGCTTGAAGACGACCGAGAAGACGAAGAAGTAGATGCCCGACATGACGAGCGGGTCGAGGATCGACCAGAAGTAGCCGAGTTTCGACGTCGAGTACCGGACCTTGAGGTCGCGGCTCGTCAGCAGCCACAGCGTCTGTCGGTACCGCGCGAAGCCGCTACGACGGGGCCGTTCGGCCAGGTCAGTGCTCACGGACGTCCTTCTCGTTCAGGACACCAGGCACCGGCGCGCAGCCGTCGGGAGACGGCTCGGTTCAGACGAACAGGTTCGCGCGCTCGAGGTCTTCGGCGAAGTCGACCTCGACGGCGTAGAGGTCGGAGATGTCCACGGGCTCAAAGCGTAGCCCGTCCTGGCCGATGGCCAGTTCGATGCCACGCTCGAAGTAGTCCTGGTTGTCGACCTTCGAGAGCTGGTGCATGAGCGTCGCCTTGTCGGCCTTCGACACGAAGTTGATGCCGACGGCCTCGCCCAGACCACCCTTGACCTGCTTGGACAACTCGGCGATGTAGCCCTCGGCATCGGTCGTGTACTTGACCTCTTCGTCGGACACCTTCGAGGTGTTGACGGTGACGAACGACTGGTCGTCGCGGACCAGGCGGGCCGCGCGAGTCAGGGCCGTGGGGTCGAAGACGACGTCGCCGTTCATCCACAGGACGCCACCGGAGGCGCTGGCCCGCAGGGCGCGGAGCAGGCTCTTCGACGTGTTGGTCTGGTCGTACATCTCGTTGTAGACGAACGAGGCCGACGGGAACGCCTCGACGATGTGCTCGAACTTGTAGCCCACGACGACGGTCACCCGGGCGTCGGGCCCGAAGGCGTCCCGGATGTTGTCGAACTGTTGCTGCATGATGGTGCGGCCGTCGTTGAGCTCGGTCAGTGCCTTGGGCAACGAGCGGCCGAGGCGGCTGCCGAGCCCGGCGGCCAGGATGACGATCTGCTGGCGGTGGTTCGTGTCGTTCTTGCTCACGCTGGTCTCCTCACAAGGGGCGAGCCCATGCGGGACGGGCTCTGCGGTGGCCCCGGCGGTGCGGACCGGACCCGTCTCTGGGTGCGATTCGCCTCGTGTTCGAGCGGTGTTCACCGCGGAGCA
It encodes the following:
- a CDS encoding ABC transporter permease, producing the protein MSTDLAERPRRSGFARYRQTLWLLTSRDLKVRYSTSKLGYFWSILDPLVMSGIYFFVFSVVFKRSVGDEPYIVFLLSGLLPWMWFNGAVSDSTRAFIREAKLVRSTKIPRTIWVFRLVGSKGIEFALSLPVLALFAVVGGAHLQWQVVFFPLAMVMQTVLVAGVGLIVAPLVVFFRDLERATKLALRFAFYASPIIYGTQDLPESLHLLAAFNPLSGIFGLYRSAFFPEQFDLTEVLVGGGVCVVVLAVGLLVFRASERAVLKEI
- a CDS encoding phosphocholine cytidylyltransferase family protein — translated: MSKNDTNHRQQIVILAAGLGSRLGRSLPKALTELNDGRTIMQQQFDNIRDAFGPDARVTVVVGYKFEHIVEAFPSASFVYNEMYDQTNTSKSLLRALRASASGGVLWMNGDVVFDPTALTRAARLVRDDQSFVTVNTSKVSDEEVKYTTDAEGYIAELSKQVKGGLGEAVGINFVSKADKATLMHQLSKVDNQDYFERGIELAIGQDGLRFEPVDISDLYAVEVDFAEDLERANLFV